Proteins from a single region of Weeksella virosa DSM 16922:
- a CDS encoding peptidylprolyl isomerase yields the protein MKYTVLLLTLFMCSIAQGLFAQTHKANKIEGIAAVVGDEIVLDSDVERDFQTAKLQGMEVKDRCEFLNNMLLEKVLIDRAKQDTLVVVTNDEVQRTLKGQIERFTQQIGSEKAVIDYFGFKTKAELENELQYYIRDNIYAREKRERVVSGLDATPEEVRMFFEEHKTELPDVKDEYSISHIILYPEIDPENEQKVIDELKQIKKDVEEGSSFATKAILYSEDPGSATNGGQYLKVKRGMMVKEFDAVAFNLDEGQVSEPFKTDFGYHIIQLEKRKGQELDLRHILITLKPTDEEIAKTKHKLDSIRILINEGKMSFKDAALRFSDDKMTKYNEGNLMNPQTGEDRFERAQMSANVSSALVGLNDGDISPVFVDEYENKKVVRLIRMNGFYPEHKINFEQDYSSLKRFTIRFKEQNVLMDWVKKQIPETFVKIGEDYKDCKFDLNWENN from the coding sequence ATGAAATATACGGTACTCTTGCTCACACTTTTTATGTGTAGCATAGCGCAAGGACTCTTTGCACAGACTCATAAAGCAAATAAAATAGAAGGAATAGCTGCAGTGGTGGGCGATGAAATTGTGTTAGATTCAGATGTAGAGCGCGATTTTCAGACGGCAAAACTTCAGGGGATGGAAGTGAAAGATCGTTGCGAATTCCTAAACAATATGCTCTTAGAAAAAGTTTTGATCGATCGTGCAAAACAAGATACATTGGTAGTGGTGACAAATGACGAAGTTCAACGAACACTAAAAGGTCAAATCGAACGTTTTACACAACAAATTGGTTCAGAAAAAGCTGTAATCGATTATTTCGGATTCAAGACCAAGGCCGAATTAGAGAATGAATTGCAGTACTATATTCGAGATAATATATATGCTAGAGAAAAAAGAGAGCGTGTAGTGAGCGGTTTAGATGCCACACCAGAAGAAGTGAGAATGTTTTTCGAAGAGCATAAAACAGAATTACCCGATGTGAAAGATGAGTACTCAATCAGTCATATAATTTTGTATCCTGAGATCGATCCAGAAAATGAACAAAAAGTTATTGATGAACTTAAACAAATCAAAAAAGACGTAGAAGAAGGTTCGAGTTTTGCAACCAAAGCCATTCTCTACTCAGAGGATCCAGGTTCTGCAACAAACGGAGGTCAATATCTGAAAGTGAAACGCGGAATGATGGTAAAAGAGTTCGATGCAGTAGCGTTTAACTTAGACGAAGGGCAGGTTTCAGAACCTTTTAAAACCGATTTTGGATATCATATCATCCAATTAGAAAAAAGAAAAGGACAAGAATTGGATCTTCGTCATATTTTGATTACTCTGAAACCAACTGATGAAGAAATAGCAAAGACAAAACATAAATTAGACTCTATCCGCATTCTGATAAACGAAGGGAAAATGAGTTTCAAAGATGCAGCTTTACGTTTTTCAGATGATAAAATGACAAAATACAATGAAGGAAATTTGATGAATCCACAAACTGGAGAAGATCGTTTCGAGCGAGCACAAATGTCGGCCAACGTTTCGTCGGCTTTGGTAGGATTAAACGATGGAGATATTTCACCTGTTTTTGTAGATGAATACGAAAATAAAAAAGTCGTTCGATTGATTCGCATGAACGGGTTTTATCCAGAGCACAAAATCAATTTCGAGCAAGATTATTCTTCACTGAAGCGTTTCACAATCCGATTCAAAGAACAAAATGTTTTGATGGATTGGGTAAAAAAACAAATACCAGAAACCTTTGTAAAAATCGGAGAAGATTACAAAGATTGTAAATTCGATCTCAATTGGGAAAATAATTAA
- a CDS encoding hydroxymethylglutaryl-CoA lyase: MKIIECPRDAMQGRKIFIPTQQKIDYLNALLDVGFDMIDCGSFVSPKAIPQMADTQEVLDAIDKCSSTSKLSVVIANVNGAQKACDHEKVDVLGYTFSISENFQQYNTNKTREEAFAIAEEIQELAHKHNKELMIYFSMAFGNPYKEAFDEELVLSWVNRFAKMGVKSINLSDTVGVADHTIITDLFTTLIPAYQEIEFGAHFHTEYDKWYEKVDAAYLSGCRKFDGAIKGLGGCPMAKSDMVGNMPTEKLISYANEKHAIHGLNLLNFESAYNQALKIF, encoded by the coding sequence ATGAAAATTATAGAATGTCCTAGGGACGCAATGCAAGGCCGAAAAATATTTATCCCTACACAGCAAAAAATAGACTATCTCAACGCTTTACTCGATGTAGGTTTTGATATGATTGATTGCGGGAGCTTTGTTTCACCAAAAGCAATACCACAAATGGCCGATACCCAAGAGGTTTTGGATGCAATAGATAAATGCAGCAGTACCTCGAAATTATCAGTAGTAATAGCCAATGTAAATGGTGCTCAAAAAGCATGCGACCACGAGAAAGTAGATGTTTTGGGCTATACTTTTTCTATCAGCGAAAATTTTCAACAATATAATACCAACAAAACAAGAGAGGAAGCTTTTGCAATAGCAGAAGAGATCCAAGAACTTGCACACAAACACAACAAAGAGTTGATGATTTATTTTTCTATGGCTTTCGGTAATCCATACAAGGAGGCTTTTGATGAAGAGTTGGTTTTATCTTGGGTAAATCGTTTTGCGAAAATGGGTGTGAAATCTATCAATCTATCGGATACAGTAGGGGTGGCAGATCACACAATCATAACCGATTTGTTTACCACCTTGATACCTGCTTATCAAGAAATAGAATTTGGAGCACACTTCCATACCGAATACGATAAATGGTACGAAAAAGTAGATGCTGCTTATCTCAGTGGCTGTAGAAAGTTTGATGGTGCAATAAAAGGTTTAGGCGGTTGTCCGATGGCTAAAAGTGATATGGTAGGAAATATGCCAACCGAAAAATTAATCAGTTATGCCAATGAAAAGCATGCAATACACGGATTAAATCTTCTGAATTTCGAATCTGCATACAACCAAGCATTGAAAATATTTTAG
- the pepT gene encoding peptidase T, whose amino-acid sequence MQTDWREKLVNRFLKYVSIYTTSEAFVEQFPSTDRQWDLARYIENELKEIGLEDVSLDENGYVFGYVPSTVDKEVPTIGFIAHMDTSPDYSGENVQPIIWENYDGGDLQLNEEMILSPKEFPEMLRYKGQTLITTDGTTLLGADDKAGLAEIVTAAEYLIAHPEIKHGRIAVGFTPDEEVGRGADFFNVENFGAEWAYTMDGSEVGELEYENFNAASGIVTIKGKSVHPGYAKDKMINAASIACEFAAALPSDEVPELTDDREGFFHLADIQGDVSEAKMVYIIRDHDMDQYEARKALFVQIAEDIQSRFDHPVITAEVTDQYFNMIEKVQEKFASVEIAEQALKDCGITPNIKPIRGGTDGARLSFMGLPCPNIFAGGHNFHGPYEYVPVESMEKAVEVIVRIAELTAEK is encoded by the coding sequence ATGCAAACAGATTGGAGAGAAAAATTAGTTAATCGATTTTTGAAATATGTAAGTATTTACACTACAAGTGAAGCCTTTGTAGAGCAGTTTCCTAGTACAGATCGTCAATGGGATTTGGCTCGATATATCGAAAACGAATTGAAAGAAATAGGCTTAGAGGATGTTTCATTGGATGAGAATGGATACGTATTTGGTTATGTTCCTTCTACCGTAGACAAAGAAGTACCCACAATCGGTTTTATTGCTCATATGGACACCTCTCCTGATTATTCTGGGGAAAATGTACAACCAATAATTTGGGAAAACTATGACGGTGGTGACCTTCAGTTGAATGAAGAAATGATACTTTCGCCAAAAGAATTTCCAGAGATGTTGCGTTACAAAGGTCAGACCCTAATTACCACTGATGGGACAACCTTATTGGGTGCCGATGACAAAGCTGGTTTGGCAGAGATTGTTACTGCAGCAGAATATTTGATTGCTCATCCAGAAATAAAACACGGACGTATAGCTGTAGGATTTACCCCAGACGAAGAAGTTGGGCGCGGTGCTGATTTCTTTAATGTAGAAAATTTTGGAGCAGAATGGGCCTACACGATGGATGGTTCTGAGGTTGGTGAATTAGAATATGAAAACTTTAATGCCGCATCGGGAATTGTTACCATCAAAGGAAAATCAGTTCACCCAGGTTATGCCAAAGACAAAATGATTAATGCTGCTAGTATTGCTTGCGAATTTGCTGCGGCGCTTCCTTCAGATGAAGTTCCAGAATTGACTGACGATCGAGAAGGTTTCTTCCATCTTGCCGATATCCAAGGTGATGTTAGCGAAGCCAAAATGGTCTATATCATCCGCGATCACGACATGGATCAATACGAAGCAAGAAAAGCACTTTTCGTACAAATTGCTGAGGATATTCAATCTCGTTTTGATCATCCTGTGATTACGGCAGAAGTTACCGATCAATACTTTAATATGATCGAGAAAGTTCAAGAAAAATTTGCTTCGGTAGAAATTGCCGAACAAGCATTAAAAGATTGTGGTATCACCCCCAACATCAAACCCATTCGTGGAGGTACTGACGGTGCACGTTTATCTTTTATGGGATTACCTTGTCCGAATATTTTTGCAGGAGGACATAATTTCCATGGACCGTACGAATATGTACCGGTAGAATCTATGGAAAAAGCTGTAGAGGTAATTGTTCGTATTGCAGAACTTACTGCAGAAAAATAA
- a CDS encoding head GIN domain-containing protein → MIRTFATSLILLAGSNLVLGQKTIELNDFQALKVYDKIPVELIHSDTPKVEINGSLAEKVVIEQDYNELKIKLSGIDLLQGDNTQIVLYYTTLNDIQASQGSRIESEDVLGGESLKLTSNEGSTIKLKIDTNSLSAKLNSGGNMILSGQVKKQDVIVNTGAQFESKNLVSSFTNVTCNAGGHAWVHAKDKVDAKVRAGGVIRVYGNPSHKKQKKIAGGSIQFN, encoded by the coding sequence ATGATTAGAACATTTGCTACTTCTCTAATTCTTTTGGCAGGAAGTAATTTAGTTTTAGGACAAAAAACGATCGAATTAAATGATTTCCAGGCTCTAAAAGTTTACGATAAAATTCCGGTAGAATTGATCCATTCTGACACACCAAAAGTTGAAATAAATGGTTCGTTGGCCGAAAAAGTTGTTATAGAACAAGATTACAACGAATTAAAAATTAAACTTTCTGGTATTGATTTACTGCAAGGAGATAATACCCAAATCGTTTTATATTACACTACTCTTAACGATATACAAGCAAGCCAGGGATCAAGGATAGAGTCGGAAGACGTTTTGGGAGGAGAAAGTCTAAAACTCACCAGTAACGAAGGCTCAACCATCAAACTAAAAATTGATACAAATTCTTTGAGTGCTAAACTAAATTCGGGTGGAAATATGATTTTATCTGGACAAGTAAAAAAACAAGATGTCATTGTAAATACTGGAGCGCAATTCGAATCAAAAAACCTTGTTTCTTCTTTTACCAATGTTACGTGTAATGCGGGCGGACATGCGTGGGTACATGCAAAAGACAAAGTAGATGCAAAAGTGAGAGCGGGTGGTGTGATAAGAGTTTATGGAAATCCTAGCCATAAAAAACAAAAGAAAATTGCTGGAGGTTCTATTCAGTTCAATTAA
- a CDS encoding chorismate-binding protein: METIQNQLQKAIEAEKSFVFVREPNATHFQLYVDELDESNEEFVFHRFDNTETIRIHPIKKQMLSIEDIKKIQLDLVWKKAPIEKPIAQESYLNLIDKTTNILQKNLLQKVVISRTIEKEFSQFYPLDTLLALHYAYPNAAVYFIYADDKTTWFGATPELLLSREKSVVKTVSLAGTKAKENEWTSKEIDEQQVVTDYIVEQLSSFGQVATDGPYTVDAGFFHHLKTYISLETMLPFTEKMLAALHPTPAVCGMPKEKAKKYILENEGYDRQFYAGYFGWKTIEEERYYVNLRCAEVINNRVRLYVGGGIMHDSNPEKEWIETEMKAKTLLSYLKIEE, encoded by the coding sequence ATGGAAACAATACAAAATCAACTGCAGAAAGCAATTGAAGCAGAAAAAAGTTTTGTTTTTGTTCGAGAGCCTAACGCAACTCATTTCCAACTTTATGTAGACGAACTAGATGAATCTAATGAAGAGTTCGTTTTTCATCGTTTTGATAATACAGAAACGATTCGTATTCATCCTATCAAAAAGCAAATGTTATCTATAGAAGATATCAAGAAAATTCAACTCGATTTGGTTTGGAAAAAGGCTCCAATTGAAAAGCCAATTGCACAAGAATCTTATCTGAATTTGATCGATAAAACGACCAACATTTTACAAAAAAATCTTTTACAAAAAGTAGTGATTAGTCGAACCATCGAAAAAGAATTTTCTCAATTCTATCCGCTTGATACTTTGCTTGCACTACATTATGCATATCCCAATGCAGCTGTTTATTTTATCTATGCTGATGACAAAACGACGTGGTTTGGTGCAACTCCCGAATTGTTATTGAGTCGTGAGAAAAGTGTTGTGAAAACCGTTTCGTTGGCTGGAACAAAGGCTAAAGAAAACGAATGGACTTCGAAAGAAATCGATGAACAACAGGTTGTTACCGACTATATTGTAGAGCAATTAAGTTCTTTTGGGCAAGTTGCAACCGACGGCCCATATACGGTGGATGCAGGTTTTTTTCATCATCTAAAAACTTATATTTCCCTCGAAACAATGCTTCCTTTTACCGAAAAAATGTTAGCGGCACTGCATCCTACACCCGCTGTATGTGGTATGCCAAAAGAGAAAGCCAAGAAGTATATTCTAGAGAACGAAGGATATGATCGACAGTTCTATGCAGGTTATTTCGGTTGGAAAACCATAGAAGAAGAACGCTATTATGTGAATTTACGTTGCGCAGAAGTGATTAATAACCGTGTAAGATTGTATGTAGGAGGTGGAATTATGCACGATAGTAATCCTGAAAAAGAATGGATAGAAACAGAAATGAAGGCCAAAACCTTACTTTCTTATCTGAAAATTGAAGAATAA
- a CDS encoding PaaI family thioesterase, with amino-acid sequence MSQTLVDQYNKMCENSLISHLQITFTEIGEDYVVAEMPVQPIVYQPFGLLHGGASVVLAESLGSLLSNKLIDNEKFMAVGQNIEAHHLRSKKSGKVKGKAIIIKAGRTSHLVKIEITDEEEKLISYSHLTNAIIPKNL; translated from the coding sequence ATGAGTCAAACTTTAGTAGATCAATACAATAAAATGTGTGAAAACTCATTGATTTCTCATTTGCAAATAACTTTCACAGAAATAGGAGAGGATTATGTGGTTGCCGAAATGCCTGTACAGCCGATAGTTTATCAGCCATTTGGGCTGTTGCATGGAGGTGCTTCTGTAGTGCTGGCAGAATCATTAGGAAGCCTATTGTCTAATAAATTAATTGATAATGAGAAGTTTATGGCGGTAGGTCAAAATATAGAAGCCCATCACTTACGCTCTAAAAAGTCTGGAAAAGTAAAAGGGAAGGCCATCATAATAAAAGCAGGACGAACTTCGCATTTAGTGAAAATAGAAATTACTGATGAAGAAGAAAAACTCATCAGTTATAGTCATTTAACGAATGCCATTATCCCAAAAAATCTTTAA
- a CDS encoding 1-acyl-sn-glycerol-3-phosphate acyltransferase has protein sequence MKKILGKLLYRLGGWKLINTVDTSKVDKCVLVCAPHTSNWDFYYAIVAFWQMGIPMKMFIKDAWTKPWYGFIIKSMGGIGIDRTQRNNSVQFAAEILRSTPRMYLINTPEGTRSFSEKWKTGFLYISQEANVPIALAFCDYEKKEAGIAKIVDTEGRTHEDILQEIEDFYRPIKGKYPEKYNQKIY, from the coding sequence ATGAAAAAAATACTCGGAAAACTACTTTACCGCCTTGGTGGCTGGAAGCTAATCAATACGGTGGATACGTCGAAAGTTGATAAATGTGTTTTGGTGTGTGCACCGCATACAAGTAATTGGGATTTTTATTATGCGATTGTTGCTTTTTGGCAGATGGGAATTCCGATGAAAATGTTTATAAAGGACGCATGGACAAAACCTTGGTACGGTTTTATTATAAAATCTATGGGTGGGATAGGAATCGATCGTACTCAACGAAATAATAGCGTACAATTTGCAGCCGAAATTTTACGTTCTACTCCAAGAATGTATCTGATAAACACACCCGAGGGCACACGCTCTTTTTCAGAAAAATGGAAAACAGGTTTTCTATACATCTCTCAAGAGGCCAATGTGCCCATTGCATTGGCTTTTTGTGATTATGAAAAAAAAGAAGCCGGAATTGCAAAAATAGTTGATACAGAAGGCCGGACGCATGAAGATATCTTGCAAGAAATAGAAGACTTTTATCGACCAATAAAAGGTAAATATCCAGAAAAATACAATCAAAAAATCTATTAA
- a CDS encoding PspC domain-containing protein, with the protein MDRTISISLGGFSFIVNEEAYHQLRRYLEDIKQSLQGTEGIEDIIEDVEQRIAELLRERLQYKEVVNDADIAYVISVMGRPEQYMVDDEFSYQEESTTSNESKEETAGNPTTKKRLFRDPDDKIISGLCSGLAHYLGLDPWAVRAVWFILLMLGIFTGVSTIMVLFAYFLMVMFIPKAETFADKMAMYGKAANFEQIKENALKASETLSKSGRKIGDNLGSLFQVLTKISVFIIGILFVVFGLSFIFGGISVYFISWFNIPAQYFDYFVEEDWLSKLILFCSSLLPILPGALSVMLGIKFIKPTFRINKNILISTIVLWFIALFGIIIIGVYTAKGYANSVEKVTMNTLAVTNDTLQVKFEAQNRGNYRFKIFDEDERPFYIMNDELFVTIDRTIELRESKDNAAHLQVTYKARGANGVDAKNNLDAIRFNYQVRGNQLVLDDFLSAGKNSTFRMQAVRFVLYVPRNKYVQLDPSIEYAEIVSNNSNTAFYSNINNQIFGYNGIKFVCLNCDNESDNDSDYDNHHGIDTMDISEKGIHIQSKKGDKISIDKNKIHISDDTDTLNINYGNHQSNR; encoded by the coding sequence ATGGATAGAACAATCTCAATTAGTTTAGGCGGTTTTTCGTTTATCGTCAATGAAGAAGCCTATCATCAACTACGTCGTTATCTAGAAGACATCAAACAATCTTTGCAAGGGACAGAAGGAATAGAAGATATTATAGAAGATGTGGAGCAACGAATCGCTGAATTGTTGCGCGAGCGTTTGCAGTACAAAGAAGTTGTGAACGATGCTGATATAGCGTATGTTATTTCGGTGATGGGACGACCAGAACAATATATGGTAGATGACGAATTTTCTTATCAAGAAGAGTCAACAACATCGAACGAATCGAAGGAAGAAACTGCTGGAAATCCTACGACCAAAAAAAGATTATTTAGAGATCCGGACGACAAAATTATTTCGGGTTTATGTTCTGGTTTGGCACATTATCTTGGCTTAGATCCTTGGGCGGTGCGCGCTGTTTGGTTTATCTTACTGATGTTAGGGATCTTTACGGGTGTTTCTACCATCATGGTTTTGTTTGCCTATTTTTTGATGGTTATGTTTATTCCTAAAGCCGAAACCTTTGCCGATAAAATGGCTATGTATGGGAAGGCAGCTAACTTCGAGCAAATAAAAGAAAATGCATTAAAAGCAAGCGAAACTTTGTCGAAAAGTGGACGAAAAATTGGGGATAACTTAGGTTCTTTGTTTCAAGTTCTGACCAAAATTTCAGTGTTTATTATTGGTATTCTGTTTGTTGTTTTTGGTCTGAGTTTTATTTTTGGTGGAATTAGTGTTTATTTTATTTCATGGTTCAATATTCCTGCTCAATATTTTGATTATTTCGTAGAAGAAGATTGGCTCTCAAAATTAATATTGTTTTGCTCTTCGCTGTTGCCCATCCTACCAGGAGCTTTGAGTGTGATGTTGGGAATCAAATTCATAAAACCTACTTTCCGTATCAATAAAAATATCCTAATAAGCACGATTGTACTTTGGTTTATCGCTTTGTTTGGAATTATCATTATCGGTGTTTATACGGCAAAAGGCTACGCAAATTCGGTAGAAAAAGTAACGATGAATACTTTAGCAGTGACCAACGATACCTTACAAGTTAAGTTCGAAGCTCAGAATAGAGGCAATTATCGATTTAAGATTTTTGATGAAGATGAACGTCCTTTTTATATCATGAACGACGAGTTATTTGTGACCATCGATCGAACGATAGAACTTAGAGAAAGTAAAGACAATGCCGCACATTTGCAGGTGACGTACAAGGCAAGAGGTGCGAATGGTGTGGATGCGAAGAATAATTTAGATGCAATTCGTTTCAATTATCAAGTACGAGGGAACCAATTGGTTTTGGATGATTTCCTTTCGGCCGGAAAAAATTCTACTTTCCGAATGCAAGCAGTGCGTTTTGTCTTATATGTACCAAGAAATAAATATGTACAATTAGACCCAAGTATTGAGTATGCAGAAATCGTAAGTAACAATTCGAATACAGCATTTTATAGTAATATTAACAATCAAATTTTTGGGTATAATGGGATAAAATTCGTATGTTTGAATTGTGATAATGAATCTGATAACGATTCAGATTACGATAATCATCATGGTATTGATACAATGGATATCAGCGAAAAAGGTATTCATATCCAATCGAAGAAGGGTGATAAAATAAGCATAGATAAAAATAAAATCCACATAAGCGATGATACAGATACTCTTAACATTAACTACGGAAATCATCAAAGCAATCGTTGA
- a CDS encoding PadR family transcriptional regulator translates to MSIEKTQVQMRKGILEYCILSIIKRGDAYASDIIAELKQAEMIVVEGTLYPLLTRLKNDNLLQYRWEESSAGPPRKYYSLTTEGEEFLEHLGQTWQQLKNAVEKVTQVTH, encoded by the coding sequence ATGAGTATAGAAAAAACACAAGTTCAGATGCGAAAAGGTATTCTGGAGTATTGTATACTCAGCATTATCAAAAGAGGCGACGCGTATGCTTCAGACATCATTGCAGAACTAAAACAAGCTGAAATGATTGTGGTAGAAGGAACTTTATATCCTTTGCTTACTCGACTGAAAAACGATAATCTTCTACAATATCGCTGGGAAGAATCTTCTGCTGGGCCACCCCGAAAGTATTATTCGTTGACAACAGAAGGAGAAGAATTTTTAGAACATTTAGGCCAAACCTGGCAGCAGCTGAAAAATGCTGTGGAAAAAGTAACCCAAGTAACACATTAA
- a CDS encoding S1/P1 nuclease, translating to MKKLTITALVLIGLGHPEAKAWGLTGHRVVAEIAEQHLTRKTKRKLNKIIGTQKLAYWANWSDFIKSEPTYKFADSYHYVNIEGNLPEKDFLVALENTSQDQLYHKALFFINELKSNRNLKLEQKKEYLYFLIHMIGDAHQPLHVGREEDLGGNKIKVEWFRELTNIHTIWDTKLIDFEKYSYTEYTTLLNNQPKKMNAQLTEGWLENWLFDSYQVANKIYSTVKMDDKLSYRYHYDNKYILEQQLLKGGLRLAKVLNFIYH from the coding sequence ATGAAAAAATTAACCATAACCGCACTTGTTCTAATTGGTTTAGGTCATCCAGAAGCCAAAGCTTGGGGATTAACCGGACATCGAGTTGTTGCTGAAATTGCAGAGCAGCATTTGACTAGAAAGACTAAACGAAAATTGAATAAAATTATCGGCACACAAAAGTTAGCCTATTGGGCAAATTGGTCAGATTTTATTAAGTCAGAACCGACATACAAATTTGCCGATTCTTACCACTATGTGAACATCGAAGGAAATTTACCCGAAAAAGATTTTTTAGTCGCTCTCGAAAATACATCGCAAGATCAACTGTATCACAAAGCGTTATTTTTTATCAATGAACTAAAATCAAATCGAAACCTAAAACTTGAACAGAAGAAAGAATACCTTTATTTTCTAATTCATATGATTGGCGATGCGCATCAACCTTTACATGTCGGTCGTGAAGAAGATTTGGGTGGAAATAAAATTAAAGTTGAATGGTTTAGAGAATTGACAAACATACATACCATTTGGGATACTAAACTAATCGATTTTGAAAAATATTCGTATACCGAATACACTACACTACTCAATAATCAACCCAAAAAAATGAATGCTCAACTTACCGAAGGCTGGTTAGAAAACTGGTTATTCGATAGCTATCAAGTTGCTAATAAAATTTATAGCACAGTAAAAATGGACGATAAATTAAGCTATCGCTACCATTACGACAACAAATATATCCTAGAACAACAACTACTAAAAGGAGGTCTACGTCTAGCTAAAGTTTTGAACTTTATCTATCATTAA